TTCGTTTGGGTACCGATATTGTTGAAATTGTCCGCGAACATATCCCAACGCTGAAAAAATCAGGAAGAAACTGGAAAGCAAACTGTCCGTTCCACCATGAAAAAACACCTTCGTTTATGGTTAGCTCCGAAAAAGGTATTTTCCACTGTTTCGG
Above is a window of Elusimicrobiota bacterium DNA encoding:
- a CDS encoding CHC2 zinc finger domain-containing protein; the protein is MAIPAEVIDKIRLGTDIVEIVREHIPTLKKSGRNWKANCPFHHEKTPSFMVSSEKGIFHCFG